One Bombina bombina isolate aBomBom1 chromosome 5, aBomBom1.pri, whole genome shotgun sequence DNA segment encodes these proteins:
- the LOC128659192 gene encoding gastrula zinc finger protein XlCGF28.1-like gives MNSYALDNHLNSSYPSFTTGSIRMIPQTPIVSDTNDYSQTLGKSQQIFKGDGELSVTGQQSLCTESNLVIKQEDNIYDLSSEMIIPEDKPHTFTEFSKHLKEGESLKSSQMIHTNKKPFKCTECEKRFTSNLHLLEHHAVHTVVKPHTCTECGRCFTTKGSLKSHKKTHTGEKPFTCTECGKSFAQMSNLKSHERSHTGVKPFTCTECGKGFTYMSYLKTHEMIHTGEKPFTCTECGKSFTQINSLKTHERIHTGEKPFTCTECGKSFARINSLKTHERSHTGEKLFTCTECGKGFTYMSNLKTHERSHTGEKPFTCTECGKSFTQMNNLRTHERIHTVEKPFTCTECGKCFTHKRYLKTHERIHTGEKPFTCTECGKGFTQMSNLREHERSHTGGKPFTCTECGKCFTQKRNLREHERSHMGRNLSHV, from the coding sequence acaatcacttgaatagttcatacccatccttcactacaggaagcatcagaatgataccacaaACTCCAATAGTCTcagacactaatgactattcacaaacattggggaaatcacagcagatatttaaaggagatggaGAATTGTCAgtaactgggcagcaatcattatgtacagagagtaatttagtcatcaaacaagaggacaacatttatgacttatctagtgaaatgattatcccagaggacaaaccacacacatttactgagttttcaaaacatttaaaagaaggggaaagtcttaagtctagccaaatgattcatacaaataagaaaccattcaaatgtacagaatgtgagaaaagattCACATCCAATTTGCATCTCCTTGAACACCACGCAGTTCACACAGTTGTCAAACCTcacacatgtacagaatgtgggagATGTTTCACAACTAAAGGAAGCCTTAAGAGTcacaaaaagacccacacaggagagaagcctttcacatgtacagagtgtggaaaaagttttgcacaaatgagtaatctgaaaagtcatgaaaggagtcacacaggagtaaagccttttacatgtacagagtgtggaaaaggttttacatatatgagttatctgaaaactcatgaaatgattcacacaggggaaaaacctttcacatgtacagagtgtggaaaaagttttacacaaataaatagtctgaaaactcatgaaaggattcacacaggagaaaagcctttcacatgtacagagtgtggaaaaagttttgcacgaataaatagtctgaaaactcatgaaaggagtcacacaggagaaaagcttttcacatgtacagagtgtggaaaaggttttacatatatgagtaatctgaaaactcatgaaaggagtcacacgggagaaaagcctttcacatgtacagagtgtggaaaaagttttacacaaatgaataATCTgagaactcatgaaaggattcacacagtggaaaagcctttcacatgtacagagtgtgggaaatgttttacacataagagatatctgaaaactcatgaaaggattcacacaggggaaaagcctttcacatgtacagagtgtggaaaaggttttacacaaatgagtaatctgagagaacatgaaaggagtcacacaggggggaagcctttcacatgtacagagtgtgggaaatgttttacacaaaagcgtAATCTGAGAGAACATGAAAGGAGTCacatgggaagaaacctttcacatgtttag